The genomic window AGGCCACCGCCTTGAACGGACCATCTGTCGTGtccttaggctggttgtaatgggtagtatcataagttagtatcatgtatatgatactagtatatgatactacctccctaatgcatagtatcatatagtagtatcatagatgactttatttattgccatgcataacACATACTAgtgtagcatttattatgatacggtatcatgatatgatactcaatccTCTCTtatttcatttaattctatgccacctcattaaagttgtctagttggcatgcatgatactacctatgatactcccattacaatcAGCCTTATCTCGCTCCCATGGCATCCTGCCGCACCGCCTCCCAAGATGGACAGGAAGAgtagaaagaaaggaaaagaaaaggaaaatgactGATAGTTTCTAATCTGGGAGTATccaaaaaaattaatactcccttcgatccatattaattgtcaccGATTTAATACAACTTTGTTGTATTAAATCGGGGAAAATTAATATGGATTAGAGGGAGTAGAACTTTTAGAGACCCCTATAAAACCATACAGAGGCTATTGTGCTAGAGTTACTCTAAACTACTCCTGAACTCTTAATCGCCACGCTGCTGTGACGTTTTAACCACGAATATGCTGTTTCATTCCCTGGCACCGCCCAACCAAAGGCTCCTCCCTCGCCAGGTTAGGTTAAAAGGCCGCAGAAACGAATAGTATAGTTTGCAGCCAACACCATTTTCTCCAATAATAAGAATGAAATGATACAACCCATAGCCAAAGCGTTTCACTACAGAATAATTATGTATGCCGACTTGTTTCTGCCACATGTGCACCAAAATTCCTGAGCACACGACTACGAATCAGAAGCCACAATAAAATGGTCACCGGCAAGTACTCAACACTCGCACATGCGTTTCTTACATACACATAAGCTAGCTAACGGTTATACGGATGAAGCGGCCTACCAAATGGAGGATACTGACCTCCCTGCCCAGGAAAGCCCATCATCTGCGGCCCGGCACCAGGAGGAAACTGCTGATTGCCATATACTGGAAACTGCGGCATTGATTGCATATGACCCTGTGGAAACGGCGGGCCTCTATAACCTGGACCTTGCATCATTTGAGGACCTGGAGGTAGCTGCTGCCTTCCATGGCCAGGGAACGACATCGCTTGATGGTTGGGCATCTGTTGATTTCCTTGACCTGAATGCTGTGACATTTGAGCTTGATTTGGGCCTTGCGGGAACCCTGGGGCTCCATAGCCTTGTAGAACTCCCTGGCTGGCGTATTGTTGAGGTCCACCTGAAGCAGTTTGTGGGTGTGGCTGACTGGAAGGAAGGGATGGTGCTCCTGGTGTTGCCAGAATAGATGTAGTCCCTGGTGCTGCTACTACATCAGCTGCTGTGGAAGGAGCACTGCTGTATGGTGGCGCAGTAGAGCCAGCAGCAAGCATTGGCTGAGGGCCAAGAATGGAAGGTTCATGGTTAGCAGGAGCACTGTTCGCCCCAGTGTAATCTCGACCCCGCTCATTGTTGATCTGAAACAAGATAAAAACATCACCAAGGATTTAACATCTGATATTACTAGTTCATATCAGGCACAAGTAGTTTTGCCTGGTGCATCGAAATCTTTATTCCTCAGCACGATGGTGCATTTGTTATACCAAATTTGGACATAACGAGGGAGTGGTGCATTACCCTAACATTAAGATCGGTATGGCGTGAAAACGCGAGGTGAAGCTTGCAATATCCGCCTTCATAGATGCTGTGTCCTTCTAATGCTTCTCTTGCTTTAACTGCAGTTTGAATATCTGCAACAAAGGCGTAAAAGTTTGAGAGACATGCTGCACGCCAAGAACTTTTTGAGTTTTGTGTACTTGCAATTTTTTTTACCTGGATACTGGATTAGTGCATGGAAGCCAGAGTTCTTCTCAAAAATAGCAATCTTCTGTACAAACCCAAAAGCAGAGAAGACCTGCCAATTACAGGAACAAATGGTTGGTGCCATGTATTTTACATATGATGACTTCATGGTATTTAATACATTACCTCGTGAAGAGCATCAATTGTAACAATATACTGCATATTCTCAACTGACGCAAGCAGAACATTGCTCTCTGCCTCCTCCTTCTTCCCATCCTGGGCCTAACCCAACCACTACGTTAGCATAAGAAAAATACCAAATCATATACGCACGGAGGTTAGAAGTATTACCACTCCAGATCCATCAATAGCAGAAGGTGCAAGGGGAAGGTATGGGTTTGTATAATCCCTAAAGAGGAAAAGAAACCAATAAGTGAGGATCTTTCAACGCCAAAATGAGAGGAAATAGTTAAACAATAGCTTAGTGTCATAGGGTAATAGAATATCATGAGACAAACAATTATTTTTGCCCATGTTTGTAGTGAGAAAAAAATGGTAGGAGAATGTGATGAACGTTCAGGAAGCAGCAAGATAGCAATTCTTACCTACTCCTATGACTCTGAAACTTGACATTTAGAACAGAGTGTGCTGAATAATTTATTCTTAAAGTGCAGGA from Triticum aestivum cultivar Chinese Spring chromosome 3B, IWGSC CS RefSeq v2.1, whole genome shotgun sequence includes these protein-coding regions:
- the LOC123070150 gene encoding polypyrimidine tract-binding protein homolog 1, whose amino-acid sequence is MASGGNPQFRYTQPPSKVIHVRNLPWECTDEELTELGNLFGKVVNTKCNVGANRNQAFIEFADQNQAIAMISYYASSAEPAQVRGKNVYLQYSNRQEIVNSKNTGDAAGNVLLVTMEGVLPDAVSIDVLHLVFSAFGYVHKIATFEKASGYQALIQFSDAETASSAKAALDGRCIPSYLLPELDGSCTLRINYSAHSVLNVKFQSHRSRDYTNPYLPLAPSAIDGSGVAQDGKKEEAESNVLLASVENMQYIVTIDALHEVFSAFGFVQKIAIFEKNSGFHALIQYPDIQTAVKAREALEGHSIYEGGYCKLHLAFSRHTDLNVRINNERGRDYTGANSAPANHEPSILGPQPMLAAGSTAPPYSSAPSTAADVVAAPGTTSILATPGAPSLPSSQPHPQTASGGPQQYASQGVLQGYGAPGFPQGPNQAQMSQHSGQGNQQMPNHQAMSFPGHGRQQLPPGPQMMQGPGYRGPPFPQGHMQSMPQFPVYGNQQFPPGAGPQMMGFPGQGGQYPPFGRPLHPYNR